One window of Catonella massiliensis genomic DNA carries:
- a CDS encoding SpaA isopeptide-forming pilin-related protein has translation MWKKQRKGLLSFLLITGILLSGFSTPSYVKAEGGKDKTDLVKNETTTRVEFRQNGTVLSNESTDKIDMSKDIQVDIAFDAVLSTDKPENERIAKNDYIVFDLGDKLKFASPKEALNELTLPVLDAATKLKIADVIYTRDAGTGNIKAKFDFTNIDPELLTKEGGKVQSTLLIKPDPEKITYDSSNVATVRLFNKTYEIGKLDTEVVLTKTGVLDAKNSKIDWTISAERYVKGTNPKQYLSLEGYTLTDNLFNDIVDEYIDGSLKINNKAVTPEVTTAADNANKKSISYKIKAEDLSAANKGTATFTLSSRVEFDGFPNGAKEKTYTNSASLTKDGESYTASAPVEVKKFGQKTVVKTDDNNKIVWRILINEPKYNLGTVTIKDELSSDTLSRKEQTFSKAYFYRLNADGTRGAETAATYTNDGKTYTFTIPDVKEVVELIVESNIENDIYGGNFSNDAFVYWNNESKYKVKLHEDLYTNSNGVDNGEITKEADYKVLDTAKSDFRDKPDDENKKRVGYEPVWTVKFNKSKLTGTDAYYVYDTFIFDTDVEVGRNAMTSANGFSIRKHGDTAPATLASGVEFSKILPNRNRHQKLLNADAPLISNSPGLTGSVYDVYKDNKLVGHILELKLVAGVDNEAKFKSRIMDRNILLNNEYGGITDGAFNSVVLTKNGEAVEEKNAGYRYNAKMIEKHMLSKTAAKSFLSNFNADAVNSDVFDDNTAMAKDNRESAYDKESKSIVYRISVNAEDIKDVQGELGKFFVNDNLEAGFKFAPIIEDKTNPANNKYFLIYKGTPATDVTRFDATVKATGSYLSEAELTANNISVEFSGNADDKTSAKFTFNRLNGPYVIFVKAEMADKTSNSPFFNRLSTTGNTVEMGIENFGDRLYRVVKADVDETVLKKELDTTVGDEKGYIKWNLSYKPYKTYEAGDETKIQIEDKLTGNIALRKEQGTDKLVFDGDNYKIWKGRFDDKGNFTDAVEITEGLDKIFTYNQTEGKLIANIPDKNTSYKISYITDYTDSTRVGDAVGNEAALIENSVRKGDSRTVTHTVTAVASGTINDKKYDRLEVVKTNTSGDKLSGAGFRLKRLAEAGMTEKDMGLKTTATEGSIRFEELTAGNYTLTEEVAPTGYVNNNLAISLKVTKLESGFKVELVGDYTGIAKIEQNVLTIVNKKPGEDTPVNPPSPVIPPVPVNPTVPVYPPSPENPVTPVNPPSPENPTNPVNPPSPEDPGKPSKPGKTVDVDKDKTPKGDNPADGGKKTPTKPGNKPNKDNGIKVIDDRTPRGDNKQRLPRTGGTNTGLYYGVGAGLLLLAGFAVIRSKKKEQ, from the coding sequence ATGTGGAAGAAACAAAGGAAAGGACTGCTTAGCTTTTTGCTTATAACAGGAATCCTGTTGTCAGGATTTAGCACTCCAAGTTATGTTAAGGCAGAAGGCGGCAAAGACAAGACAGACTTAGTAAAGAATGAAACTACCACGCGCGTAGAGTTCAGACAGAATGGCACAGTCCTTAGTAATGAAAGCACAGATAAAATCGACATGTCAAAAGATATTCAGGTTGACATCGCATTTGATGCAGTGCTTAGTACTGACAAGCCTGAAAATGAACGTATTGCGAAAAATGATTACATTGTGTTTGATTTGGGAGACAAGTTAAAGTTTGCTTCTCCTAAAGAAGCGCTTAACGAGTTAACATTGCCTGTACTTGACGCAGCTACTAAGCTTAAAATAGCTGATGTTATCTACACAAGGGATGCAGGAACAGGTAATATAAAGGCAAAGTTTGACTTTACAAACATTGATCCCGAACTTCTTACTAAAGAAGGCGGTAAGGTACAGTCTACCTTGTTAATCAAGCCTGACCCTGAAAAGATTACCTATGACAGCTCCAATGTAGCTACAGTGAGGCTGTTTAATAAGACTTATGAAATAGGTAAACTTGATACTGAGGTTGTATTAACCAAAACAGGCGTACTTGATGCTAAAAACAGCAAGATAGACTGGACTATTTCAGCCGAAAGATATGTAAAAGGGACCAATCCTAAGCAGTATCTTAGCTTAGAGGGATATACACTTACTGACAACCTCTTTAATGATATTGTGGATGAGTACATAGACGGAAGCCTTAAGATAAACAATAAAGCAGTTACCCCTGAGGTAACCACAGCTGCCGACAATGCAAACAAAAAGAGCATTAGCTACAAGATTAAGGCAGAAGATTTAAGTGCAGCAAACAAAGGGACTGCAACATTTACGCTTAGTTCCAGAGTAGAGTTTGATGGCTTCCCTAACGGCGCAAAGGAAAAGACATACACGAATTCTGCTTCATTAACCAAGGATGGCGAATCTTACACGGCGTCAGCGCCTGTAGAGGTTAAAAAGTTCGGTCAGAAGACAGTTGTTAAGACAGATGATAACAACAAGATTGTATGGAGAATCTTAATCAATGAACCAAAGTATAATCTTGGTACTGTTACCATAAAGGATGAGCTTTCATCAGATACACTTTCACGAAAAGAGCAGACATTTAGTAAGGCATATTTTTACAGATTAAATGCTGACGGAACTAGGGGAGCTGAGACTGCAGCCACGTACACCAACGATGGCAAGACCTATACATTCACTATTCCTGATGTAAAGGAAGTGGTTGAACTCATCGTAGAATCCAATATCGAAAACGACATCTACGGAGGCAATTTCAGCAATGATGCCTTTGTATACTGGAACAATGAGAGCAAATACAAGGTAAAGCTTCATGAAGACCTTTATACCAACTCCAATGGAGTTGATAATGGCGAAATCACCAAGGAAGCTGACTACAAGGTGCTTGATACAGCTAAGTCAGACTTTAGGGACAAGCCTGATGATGAGAATAAGAAAAGAGTGGGCTATGAGCCTGTTTGGACAGTAAAGTTTAACAAGAGCAAGCTTACAGGAACGGATGCGTACTATGTATATGACACATTCATCTTTGATACAGATGTGGAAGTAGGCAGAAATGCCATGACTTCTGCAAATGGATTCTCCATAAGAAAGCACGGCGATACAGCTCCTGCAACACTTGCAAGTGGAGTAGAGTTCTCCAAAATTTTACCTAATAGAAACAGACACCAGAAGCTCTTAAATGCTGACGCTCCGCTAATATCTAATTCACCGGGTCTTACAGGCAGCGTATATGATGTATATAAGGATAATAAGCTTGTTGGACATATTCTTGAGCTTAAGCTTGTTGCCGGAGTGGACAATGAGGCTAAGTTTAAGTCAAGAATAATGGATAGAAACATACTTCTTAACAATGAGTACGGTGGTATAACTGATGGTGCATTTAACTCAGTAGTTCTTACCAAGAACGGCGAGGCTGTTGAAGAGAAGAATGCAGGATACAGATACAATGCTAAGATGATTGAGAAGCATATGCTTTCAAAGACAGCGGCAAAGAGCTTCTTATCAAACTTTAATGCAGATGCAGTAAACAGCGATGTCTTTGATGACAATACAGCAATGGCAAAGGACAACAGAGAAAGCGCTTATGATAAAGAATCAAAATCCATAGTATACAGAATCAGCGTAAATGCGGAAGATATTAAGGATGTACAAGGCGAGCTTGGCAAGTTCTTTGTAAATGACAATCTTGAAGCGGGCTTTAAGTTTGCGCCTATCATTGAAGATAAGACAAATCCTGCAAACAACAAATATTTTCTTATCTACAAGGGAACTCCTGCTACAGATGTTACCAGATTTGATGCGACTGTAAAGGCTACAGGTTCATATCTTTCAGAGGCTGAGCTTACGGCTAATAACATCTCTGTAGAATTTAGTGGAAATGCAGACGATAAGACCTCTGCTAAGTTTACATTTAATAGACTCAACGGCCCTTATGTTATATTTGTAAAGGCTGAGATGGCAGATAAGACTTCAAACAGCCCATTCTTCAACAGATTAAGCACAACCGGCAATACCGTAGAGATGGGTATTGAAAACTTTGGTGACAGGCTTTACCGTGTTGTAAAGGCTGATGTTGATGAAACTGTGCTTAAGAAAGAGCTTGACACTACTGTTGGTGACGAGAAGGGTTACATCAAGTGGAATCTTTCTTACAAGCCTTATAAGACATACGAGGCTGGTGACGAGACAAAGATACAGATAGAAGATAAGCTCACAGGTAACATCGCACTCAGAAAAGAGCAGGGAACTGACAAGCTTGTATTTGATGGAGATAACTACAAGATTTGGAAGGGAAGATTTGACGACAAGGGCAATTTCACGGACGCTGTGGAGATTACAGAAGGCCTTGACAAGATATTTACATATAACCAGACAGAAGGAAAGCTCATTGCCAATATTCCTGACAAGAATACCTCTTACAAGATTTCTTATATTACGGACTACACTGATAGTACCAGAGTAGGCGATGCTGTTGGCAATGAAGCTGCACTCATCGAGAACTCTGTACGAAAGGGTGATAGCAGGACTGTAACTCATACAGTGACAGCTGTTGCATCAGGTACAATCAATGACAAGAAATATGACCGCCTCGAGGTAGTAAAGACAAACACAAGTGGAGATAAGCTATCAGGTGCAGGTTTCAGACTTAAGAGACTTGCAGAGGCAGGAATGACTGAAAAGGACATGGGTCTTAAGACTACTGCCACAGAAGGCTCTATAAGATTTGAAGAGCTTACAGCAGGAAATTATACCTTGACTGAAGAGGTTGCACCTACAGGATATGTAAACAACAATCTTGCAATCAGCCTAAAGGTAACAAAGCTTGAAAGCGGATTTAAGGTTGAATTAGTTGGAGATTATACAGGTATTGCTAAGATAGAGCAGAATGTGCTTACTATCGTGAATAAGAAGCCTGGCGAAGATACTCCTGTTAATCCGCCAAGCCCTGTAATACCTCCGGTTCCTGTTAATCCAACCGTACCGGTATATCCACCAAGCCCTGAGAATCCGGTGACACCGGTCAATCCACCAAGTCCTGAGAACCCAACCAATCCTGTGAATCCACCAAGTCCTGAGGATCCGGGCAAGCCAAGTAAGCCTGGCAAGACTGTGGATGTCGACAAGGATAAGACTCCTAAGGGCGATAACCCTGCAGATGGTGGCAAGAAGACACCTACAAAGCCTGGCAACAAGCCTAACAAGGATAATGGCATCAAGGTTATTGATGACAGGACTCCACGGGGAGATAACAAGCAGAGACTTCCTAGAACAGGCGGTACTAACACAGGCCTGTACTATGGTGTAGGAGCAGGCCTATTGCTGTTAGCAGGTTTTGCAGTTATTAGAAGCAAAAAGAAAGAGCAGTAA
- the msrAB gene encoding bifunctional peptide-methionine (S)-S-oxide reductase MsrA/peptide-methionine (R)-S-oxide reductase MsrB has product MRKFKLLLFVPVLLVAAILYFAINFVNKNADLQAGRQSNDAGGPKKGNNKMKNYDKTKVKVIHLAGGCFWGLEAYMQKLNGVEDAVSGYANGKTENPSYYDLKTSGHAETVKVVYNPDIISLEDILAHYLRVVNPVSVNKQGNDVGTQYRTGIYYTDEADKTIIENILAKEQTKHDKPIAIEVEPLKQFYDAEEYHQDYLEKNPGGYCHIDLSLADKPLDKDEEPVIDSSRYIKPSDEELKKNLTDIQYDVTQNSATERAFSHEYHDNFKRGIYVDITTKEPLFSSTDKFESGCGWPSFSKPISKDVVKYFEDNSHFMHRTEVRSRSGDAHLGHVFNDGPKEMGGQRYCINGASLEFIPYDEMDEKGYGYLKYLVK; this is encoded by the coding sequence ATGCGTAAGTTTAAATTATTATTGTTTGTACCGGTACTTCTTGTAGCTGCAATCTTGTATTTTGCGATAAATTTCGTTAATAAAAATGCCGATTTACAAGCAGGTAGACAAAGTAATGATGCAGGCGGCCCTAAGAAAGGAAATAACAAAATGAAAAACTATGATAAAACTAAGGTAAAGGTTATCCACCTTGCGGGCGGTTGTTTCTGGGGGCTTGAAGCCTATATGCAGAAATTAAATGGTGTTGAAGACGCTGTAAGCGGTTATGCCAACGGAAAGACAGAAAATCCGTCCTACTACGACCTTAAGACCAGCGGTCATGCTGAGACCGTAAAAGTGGTTTACAATCCTGACATTATAAGCCTTGAGGATATACTGGCTCATTACTTAAGAGTGGTAAATCCTGTCAGCGTAAATAAGCAGGGAAATGATGTAGGTACACAGTATAGAACCGGGATTTATTATACTGATGAAGCAGATAAAACCATTATAGAGAATATACTGGCAAAAGAGCAGACAAAGCACGATAAGCCTATAGCCATAGAAGTAGAACCTCTCAAGCAGTTTTATGACGCGGAAGAGTATCATCAGGATTATCTCGAGAAGAATCCGGGTGGATACTGTCACATAGACCTCTCGCTTGCCGATAAGCCGCTTGATAAGGATGAGGAGCCAGTAATAGACTCTTCAAGATACATCAAACCGTCAGATGAAGAATTGAAGAAAAATCTTACTGACATTCAATATGATGTGACACAGAATAGTGCCACTGAAAGAGCATTTTCACATGAATACCACGACAACTTTAAGCGTGGCATCTATGTAGACATAACCACAAAAGAGCCACTTTTTTCTTCTACCGACAAGTTCGAATCAGGCTGTGGCTGGCCAAGTTTTTCAAAGCCTATATCTAAGGATGTAGTCAAGTACTTCGAGGATAACAGTCATTTTATGCATAGAACAGAAGTAAGGAGTAGGAGCGGTGATGCTCATCTGGGACATGTATTTAACGATGGTCCTAAGGAAATGGGCGGTCAGAGATACTGTATAAACGGTGCTTCACTTGAGTTCATTCCTTATGATGAGATGGACGAGAAGGGCTATGGCTATTTGAAATATCTGGTGAAGTAA
- the rhaM gene encoding L-rhamnose mutarotase, with protein sequence MYKGFKMKLYPGMEKEYEDRHSKLWDEMKEMIHEHGGRNYTIFLDSETNTLFGYIEIEDEEKWKNGADTAINRKWWHYMSDIMETNEDESPVCVDLKPVFHLD encoded by the coding sequence ATGTATAAGGGATTTAAAATGAAACTATATCCGGGGATGGAAAAGGAATATGAAGACCGTCATAGCAAGCTATGGGATGAGATGAAGGAGATGATACACGAACATGGAGGCAGAAATTATACCATTTTCCTAGATTCTGAGACAAATACGTTGTTTGGTTATATCGAGATTGAGGATGAAGAAAAGTGGAAGAATGGTGCGGATACTGCGATAAACCGCAAGTGGTGGCACTATATGTCAGATATAATGGAAACTAATGAAGATGAGAGTCCGGTTTGCGTAGATTTGAAACCGGTATTTCACTTAGATTAA
- a CDS encoding IS110 family RNA-guided transposase, whose translation MKVTYQICCGVDVHKSFLVATIVKTTGGIEPSYQKKRFSTFNNSILEFKQWLLDNDCHDVCMESTGKYWVPVFNLLEDEINVVIANPKWVKAVKGNKDDTKDSKWIGDLFRLGLVKGSYIPCKIVRILREYTRYRCKLVSCRSSEKNRYQNALTVCNVALDSVVSDIFGKSSTSIIDYRLEQSGTSINHEEIASKLLRSLKSKEDAVIESVEGYQMTDAQKYRMRLVRAHMDYITAEIKDVDKMIENMISSNPDFENAVQFLCTIPGVKCDSAITIISEIGTDMSQFSSSKRLCCWAGLTPGSNESAGKKKSVRITRAGVYLKPALVQCAHAAVKSDQSPYYKKKYESLVKRRGKKRAIIAIARMILTAIYQMLSTGEQWNPSDLYKIDVPEALIEKQKAKAIKQAKKLLQREGLLPPDEPVAS comes from the coding sequence ATGAAAGTTACTTACCAAATCTGTTGTGGTGTCGATGTTCACAAATCTTTTCTCGTTGCCACAATCGTCAAAACCACCGGTGGCATTGAACCATCTTACCAAAAGAAACGCTTTTCCACCTTTAACAATTCAATTCTTGAATTCAAGCAATGGCTTCTTGACAATGACTGCCATGATGTTTGTATGGAATCCACAGGCAAATACTGGGTTCCTGTCTTTAATCTTCTGGAAGATGAGATCAATGTTGTCATTGCCAATCCCAAGTGGGTAAAGGCTGTGAAAGGCAACAAAGATGATACCAAAGATTCTAAATGGATTGGGGATTTATTCCGTCTCGGACTTGTCAAAGGCAGCTATATCCCTTGTAAGATAGTCCGTATTCTCAGGGAATACACTCGCTATCGTTGCAAGCTTGTTTCCTGCCGTTCAAGTGAAAAGAATCGATACCAGAATGCTCTTACTGTTTGTAATGTTGCATTAGATTCTGTTGTTTCCGATATCTTTGGGAAGTCGTCCACGTCCATTATCGACTATCGACTTGAACAATCGGGTACATCCATTAACCACGAAGAAATCGCATCTAAGCTTCTTCGGAGCCTCAAATCCAAAGAAGATGCTGTTATAGAATCCGTCGAAGGATATCAGATGACTGATGCCCAAAAATACCGTATGCGCCTCGTCCGCGCACATATGGATTATATCACAGCAGAAATCAAAGATGTTGATAAAATGATAGAAAATATGATTTCTTCTAATCCTGATTTTGAAAATGCTGTCCAGTTCCTCTGTACCATTCCGGGTGTCAAATGTGATAGTGCAATAACTATCATCTCCGAAATCGGTACGGATATGTCTCAGTTCTCAAGTTCCAAACGTTTATGCTGTTGGGCTGGTTTAACACCTGGCAGCAATGAATCTGCTGGTAAGAAGAAATCTGTTCGGATTACACGTGCCGGAGTCTACCTCAAACCTGCATTAGTACAGTGTGCTCATGCAGCCGTAAAATCTGACCAATCTCCTTACTACAAAAAGAAATATGAATCTCTTGTTAAACGTCGTGGCAAGAAAAGAGCCATTATCGCTATTGCCCGTATGATTCTTACTGCCATCTACCAAATGCTGTCTACTGGCGAGCAGTGGAATCCGAGCGACCTTTATAAAATCGATGTGCCTGAAGCTCTTATTGAAAAACAAAAGGCAAAAGCTATCAAGCAAGCCAAGAAACTATTGCAACGAGAGGGACTACTTCCTCCTGATGAGCCAGTAGCTTCTTAA
- a CDS encoding GlsB/YeaQ/YmgE family stress response membrane protein — protein sequence MIWSLIVGAFIGWLGSLITNKDHSMGWIKNIIAGLIGSAVGQALLGSWGPRLAGMAIIPSVFGAVVVIAVMSFFFGRRY from the coding sequence ATGATCTGGTCATTAATAGTTGGTGCATTTATCGGATGGCTTGGCAGTCTTATTACAAACAAAGACCATTCAATGGGTTGGATAAAAAATATAATAGCAGGTCTTATAGGTTCCGCTGTAGGACAGGCACTACTTGGAAGCTGGGGACCTCGTCTTGCAGGTATGGCAATTATTCCATCTGTCTTTGGAGCAGTTGTTGTAATTGCTGTTATGTCATTCTTCTTTGGAAGACGATATTAA